The window AGGCAACCACCCTGCGGCGAACACCCGGGCACCGCCGCCGCCCCGCGGCGGAGCTCGTGAAGATCACCACCGGCTGGTGATCTCTACCGCCGCGCCCGACCCGGGCCCCGCCGACCGGCCCCGCCGTGGCGCGACGGCGGCTAGGTTGGCGGTATGCGCGTCGTCATCGCCGGAGGACACGGCAAGATCGCCCAGCTGACCCACCGCGAACTCGCCGGACGCGGCGACACCGCCATCGGGCTGATCCGCAACCCCGACCACTCCGCCGCCCTGCGTGCCGCCGGCGCCCAGCCCGTCGTGGCCGACCTCGAACACGTCGGCGCCGACGAGCTCGCCGCCCACCTCGAGGGCGCCGACGCCGTCCTCTTCGCCGCCGGCGCCGGCCCCGGCAGCGGCGCCGCCCGCAAGGACACCGTCGACCGGGCAGGCGCCGTCCTGCTCGCCGACGCCGCGCAACGCGCCGACGTCCGCCGCTACCTGCTGCTGTCCTCGATGGGAGTGGAAGGCGAACCACCCGCCGGCACCGACGAGGTGTTCGCGGCGTACCTGCGCGCCAAGAAGGCCGCCGAGGACGACCTGACCGGCCGCGACCTCGACTGGACGATCCTGCGACCCGGCCGGCTCACCGACGACGCGCCCACCGGGCGGATCACCCTCACCCGACACGCCCCCGCGGGCGCCGTGACCCGCACCGACGTCGCCCGGGTCCTCGTCGCCCTGCTCCACCACCCACACAGCGCCGGCGCGATCCTGGAACTCGTCGGCGGCAACACCCCCATCGCCGACGCCGTCGCCGCCGTCGACCAGCACTGACCCGCCGTCCGGCGGGCAGGCGACGCCGCTACTCGCCGAGCACGGCACGCAGCTGCGCGCCGACCGCCCCGGCCGCCTCCGCGTCGGAGCGCAACTGCTCCGACTGCTCCGACAGGTACGCCTGCCACCGGCTCAGGTGCTGCTGCGCCGCCGCCACCGCCGCCACCAACGCCGCCTGCCGGCCCTCCAGCTCCCGCACCTGCCGCCGCAACTCCTCGCCCTCCGCCCCCGCCGGGCCGGCGACACCCCCGGCCAGCACGTGCGCCTCGGCGATGATCTCGTCGGCCTGCCGCCGCGCCTCCGCGATGATCTCCGCGCCCTCCGCGCTGGCCTCACCGATCGTCCGGTTCGCCTCGTCCTGCGCCCGCACCGCCAACTCGATCACCATCGGATCCGGGCCCTGCGCGCCGGTGCTGGGCAACGCGCCGTGGCGCAACATCTCCACCTGCCGCGCCAGGCCCTCGTTCTCCCGCCGTAACCGGTCCACCTCACCACCCAGCAACGCCGACCGCTCGTCGGCCGACCGGGCCAGGCCCGACACCTCGTCGGCGGACAGCCACCGGCCACCCCGGAACCGGCGCGCCTCCAACGCGCCCACGGCCCGGGTCAGCTCACCGTGCGCATCGGCGACCACCCGGTCGCCGTGGTCGACGCTCATCGCACACCCGTCCAACTGAAGTCGTCCGGCGCGGCGGCGGCAGCGCCCGCCAGCGGCGGATACAGGCAATGGTCGTAACTCTCCACCAGGATCCGCTCCCGCGGCACCCCCGACGCCGTCAACGCGGCAACCGTCGCCCCGGTCATCTCCGGACTGCCGCACACCAGCACCTCGGTGTCGTGCCACGGACCCAACCGCACCGCGGTCTCACCGGCCGTGCCCACCGCCCCCT is drawn from Micromonospora sp. NBC_01740 and contains these coding sequences:
- a CDS encoding SDR family oxidoreductase — its product is MRVVIAGGHGKIAQLTHRELAGRGDTAIGLIRNPDHSAALRAAGAQPVVADLEHVGADELAAHLEGADAVLFAAGAGPGSGAARKDTVDRAGAVLLADAAQRADVRRYLLLSSMGVEGEPPAGTDEVFAAYLRAKKAAEDDLTGRDLDWTILRPGRLTDDAPTGRITLTRHAPAGAVTRTDVARVLVALLHHPHSAGAILELVGGNTPIADAVAAVDQH